A region of Pongo pygmaeus isolate AG05252 chromosome 15, NHGRI_mPonPyg2-v2.0_pri, whole genome shotgun sequence DNA encodes the following proteins:
- the LOC129012227 gene encoding uncharacterized protein LOC129012227: MTSLQDGVETWAECAGLVCKGWGHVASVVLFVQVASGRAVSRDEFPSPCLAHHCLAPWALRLTERDPPHPWDTLNQSHPESEFGQSRWTYPLRKSVGLLSRETSTTFL; encoded by the exons ATGACATCTCTTCAGGATGGTGTAGAGACGTGGGCGGAGTGTGCAGGGCTGGTGTGCAAGGGGTGGGGACACGTTGCGTCCGTGGTGCTGTTTGTGCAG GTGGCCTCTGGGAGGGCAGTTTCCAGAGATGAATTTCCTTCTCCTTGCCTGGCCCACCACTGCCTAGCCCCGTGGGCTCTGAGGCTGACGGAGAGAGACCCG CCACACCCCTGGGACACTTTGAATCAAAGCCACCCAGAGTCAGAGTTTGGACAATCAAGGTGGACCTACCCGCTCAGAAAGAGTGTGGGGCTTCTGTCAAGGGAGACCTCAACGACCTtcctctga